A stretch of Paenibacillus peoriae DNA encodes these proteins:
- a CDS encoding DUF5693 family protein, which produces MYQKWQYWNTASRKWLWILVAVGLLASIPVIADRVKTESSSKKVEIVFDYRDLTEAASYQAHPQDYLNEQLDRLQQAGVNSMAMYESTLDDFRKAGRVVTYTTQNIADMEKRLSPANENFTYIVFADKENAEALKPLILRTFTSLDINVKPWTYQGQEGLVVETSPEDAYLKPMQPDPIAMKQLRSKGFFIVPRMSDSLPYNQELTEEMLASFQQNGVKRILFEGDSVKGFTDNEKEHSLAAFAKLLNKYDIGLAAIENLKKPQAGFNKLAYDIHYNVVRLYSLSDKDATLDVETLADRFALATKDRNIRMLYLNTAPSRSIAEAKVKDSVDNLIHSLDKPGNAVQRMEKKGFELGQAEPFQVVDSSIQRYLKMIVVLGALAFFSIMVSYFVPALTLLAFALGLVGSAGLYVLNSSLMEQGLALLAAISGPTVAMIIAVHTIRIKREQGSELSAGQRLIQTLILYVRTAILSLAAVPFVIALLNSIAYSLVLNQFRGVSLLHILPIFLAAIYIFFYRGVSIREEISKLLRTPITVLWVIALAVIAAAGYYYLTRTGNAGTVSNTELAFRNFLENAFGVRPRNKEFLMAHPLFIAGAFLSLKYRKAIYLLIIAAIGQASMVDTFAHIHSPAALSLSRGLLGLGFGLVLGIIAIVVWQVLEGCWKKWSPQLKR; this is translated from the coding sequence GTGTATCAGAAATGGCAATATTGGAATACGGCTTCTCGAAAATGGTTATGGATTTTGGTGGCTGTCGGCTTGCTGGCTTCCATTCCAGTCATCGCCGATCGTGTGAAGACAGAATCCTCGAGTAAAAAAGTAGAGATTGTATTCGATTATCGGGATTTGACGGAGGCAGCCTCGTATCAGGCTCATCCGCAGGACTATCTGAATGAGCAGCTTGACCGCTTACAGCAAGCGGGTGTGAACAGCATGGCGATGTATGAAAGTACGTTGGATGATTTCCGTAAAGCGGGCCGTGTCGTAACCTATACGACTCAGAACATTGCCGATATGGAAAAACGGCTTTCACCTGCAAATGAGAATTTTACGTATATTGTTTTTGCTGACAAAGAAAATGCGGAGGCATTAAAGCCGTTAATTTTACGTACGTTTACAAGCCTGGACATAAATGTAAAACCTTGGACTTATCAGGGACAGGAAGGGTTAGTTGTGGAAACATCTCCAGAGGATGCGTACCTCAAGCCCATGCAGCCTGACCCGATTGCGATGAAGCAGCTTCGGAGCAAAGGATTTTTTATTGTTCCACGGATGAGCGACAGTCTTCCTTACAACCAGGAGTTGACAGAAGAGATGCTTGCTTCCTTTCAGCAGAATGGTGTAAAACGCATTTTGTTTGAAGGTGATTCAGTCAAAGGCTTCACCGATAACGAGAAAGAGCATAGCTTAGCGGCATTTGCTAAATTGCTGAACAAATACGATATTGGCCTAGCTGCTATCGAAAACTTAAAAAAACCGCAAGCAGGCTTCAATAAGCTCGCTTACGATATCCACTATAACGTTGTGCGTTTATACTCATTGAGCGATAAAGATGCAACGCTGGATGTGGAAACGTTGGCCGATCGTTTTGCTCTGGCTACCAAGGATCGTAATATTCGCATGTTGTATCTGAATACCGCGCCTAGCCGTAGTATTGCTGAAGCCAAGGTGAAGGATTCGGTAGATAACCTGATCCACAGCTTGGACAAGCCGGGTAACGCTGTACAACGGATGGAGAAAAAGGGGTTTGAACTCGGACAGGCTGAACCATTCCAAGTAGTCGATTCGTCCATTCAGCGCTATCTGAAAATGATTGTCGTACTAGGTGCACTGGCATTCTTCTCCATTATGGTGTCCTATTTCGTCCCGGCATTGACTTTGCTGGCATTTGCACTCGGTTTGGTAGGTTCAGCAGGACTTTATGTTTTGAACTCCAGCTTGATGGAGCAAGGTCTAGCCCTACTCGCGGCGATTAGCGGACCAACGGTTGCAATGATCATTGCTGTGCACACGATTAGAATTAAACGTGAACAGGGGTCTGAACTTTCTGCAGGTCAGCGTTTGATTCAAACGCTTATACTGTACGTACGGACAGCGATTTTGTCGCTGGCTGCAGTACCATTTGTTATTGCTCTGTTGAATAGTATTGCTTACAGCCTTGTGCTGAACCAATTCAGAGGTGTAAGCTTGCTTCACATTCTGCCGATCTTCTTGGCAGCGATATATATTTTCTTTTATCGTGGCGTTTCTATACGAGAGGAAATTTCCAAGCTGCTACGTACGCCGATTACTGTATTGTGGGTGATCGCACTGGCTGTTATCGCAGCCGCAGGTTATTACTATTTGACTCGTACTGGAAATGCGGGCACAGTGTCGAATACGGAGCTGGCATTCCGGAACTTCCTTGAAAATGCGTTTGGTGTACGTCCACGCAATAAGGAATTTTTGATGGCTCACCCACTGTTTATTGCAGGAGCGTTCTTGAGTTTGAAATATCGCAAAGCAATCTATTTGCTGATTATAGCTGCTATTGGTCAAGCCTCTATGGTGGATACCTTTGCTCACATTCACTCTCCAGCGGCACTGTCGCTTAGTCGCGGGCTGTTAGGATTGGGCTTCGGTCTGGTGCTGGGAATCATCGCAATTGTCGTGTGGCAAGTGCTGGAAGGGTGTTGGAAGAAATGGTCACCACAGCTC